One region of Cucurbita pepo subsp. pepo cultivar mu-cu-16 chromosome LG03, ASM280686v2, whole genome shotgun sequence genomic DNA includes:
- the LOC111789807 gene encoding uncharacterized protein LOC111789807, which yields MNSLSRNLSCSIRSSLHTNCLQHLHYQQQQWRGIRVKVLNGNLERALTFLQRKMRSSGIERLIKREQTHHIKNSEKRVLARKNLERKIRSQDLARKLKAILIKKVRGL from the coding sequence ATGAATTCGTTGTCGCGAAACCTATCATGCTCCATCAGATCTTCGTTGCACACCAATTGCCTGCAGCACCTTCACTATCAGCAGCAGCAATGGAGGGGGATTAGAGTGAAGGTACTGAATGGAAATTTGGAGCGGGCACTGACATTTTTGCAAAGGAAGATGCGATCGAGCGGAATTGAGCGGCTGATTAAGCGTGAACAGACTCATCATATAAAGAATTCTGAGAAACGAGTTTTGGCCAGAAAGAATTTGGAGCGCAAAATTCGATCGCAGGACCTCGCTCGCAAGCTCAAAgccatccttataaagaaagtCAG
- the LOC111791609 gene encoding uncharacterized protein LOC111791609, whose product MASLSCSSLPLLAFFLLLASSAFAGSILEGLLANGNFEEPPLKTNLKKTVIVGKDSLPSWEINGFVEYISGGPQPGGMFFPVAHGVHAVRLGNEASISQIIKVKKGSLYALTFGASRTCAQDEVLSVLVPPQNGSLPLQTLYSSDGGDVYAFGFVASSDSVKVTFHNPGVQEDPACGPLLDAVAIKELIRPVPTRDNLVRNPSFEVGPHRLVNSTNGVLLPPRQEDLTSPLPGWIIESLKAVKFIDSKHFNVPVGLAAVELVAGRESAVAQIIRTIPNKLYSLTFKVGDAKNGCHGSMMVEAFAAKDTLKVPFQSQGKGLYKTAILKFKAISPRTRITFFSSYYHTRTDDFGSLCGPVLDDVRVVPTY is encoded by the exons ATGGCTTCTCTTTCATGTTCATCACTGCCATTGCTAGCGTTCTTCTTGCTATTGGCTTCTTCAGCCTTTGCAGGGTCGATTTTGGAAG GACTTCTAGCAAATGGGAACTTTGAGGAACCACCATTAAAAACCAACTTAAAGAAAACAGTCATAGTAGGCAAAGACTCTCTGCCAAGCTGGGAGATCAATGGCTTTGTTGAGTACATCTCAGGTGGCCCTCAACCCGGCGGAATGTTCTTCCCCGTTGCTCACGGCGTCCATGCCGTAAGGCTCGGCAACGAAGCATCGATATCTCAGATcataaaagtgaaaaaaggGTCTCTTTATGCTCTAACTTTTGGAGCTTCAAGAACATGTGCACAAGATGAAGTCTTGTCTGTGTTAGTACCTCCCCAGAATGGAAGTTTGCCTCTGCAGACTCTTTACAGCAGCGATGGAGGCGATGTTTACGCTTTCGGATTTGTAGCTTCGTCGGATTCTGTTAAGGTTACGTTCCACAATCCCGGAGTTCAGGAAGATCCCGCTTGTGGACCTCTGTTGGACGCCGTTGCCATCAAAGAGCTTATTCGTCCAGTCCCAACAAGAG ATAACTTGGTTAGGAACCCGAGCTTCGAGGTTGGTCCTCATCGGTTAGTAAACTCGACCAACGgagttcttcttcctccaagACAAGAAGACCTTACATCTCCACTCCCAGGCTGGATCATAGAGTCACTCAAGGCTGTAAAGTTCATTGATTCAAAGCATTTCAACGTTCCCGTTGGACTTGCAGCGGTCGAGCTCGTTGCAGGGAGAGAAAGCGCGGTGGCTCAAATCATCAGAACCATCCCCAACAAGCTATACTCGCTAACGTTCAAAGTCGGTGACGCCAAGAACGGATGCCATGGATCAATGATGGTGGAAGCATTTGCTGCTAAAGACACTCTCAAAGTTCCCTTCCAATCTCAAGGAAAAGGGCTTTACAAAACTGCCATTCTCAAGTTCAAAGCAATCTCGCCTAGAACCAGAATCACATTCTTCAGTTCATACTACCATACCAGAACAGACGACTTCGGATCCCTTTGTGGCCCCGTGCTCGATGATGTTCGTGTTGTTCCTACGTATTAG